ccaaaattactataagattgTAAAAGTGACAAAGATGGCGGGTTATGAAGAAACGAAGATCCATTGTTCTAATAAAGTGTGGTCAGGTCCACAAAGGACCTTTTTTCTTTTGTCTTTGGACTAGCTTCGGTTCGGCCGCCATCGCTAATCGCCGAACAAAGCAGCTAGGGTGGAACGTGGTTGCTAAATACCCTACTACTCGGTCAACGGACCCAAGTAACCGCCATTCTGAGCATATACGGCAAGGAAAACTCGGTCGAGGCCGAAGGACGAACGCCCACTTTCCGTTGAAGGCTAGCAACAAGAACGCCACCCGCTTCTAGTCACTATCGTTGTCACCACGCACCGTTACCGGCAACTTTCGACTAGGCCAGAATCACCCACGATGAACAACCACACCGCTCCCCCGCAAACAAGACCTACACCGATTTAAGTACCACCAAAGCGCAAGTAAATGTGACGTCACAAATTATATATGTTTATAAGCCATGGCCAATTTATGTATGTATTAGATTAAGCTTAAAACTCCAATACAATTATAAGCATGAGTATTCGGTACGTTTTAAAGTCAGTTTAGAGATTCTGAAAGATTACTACGTTTCCTATTTTGCTTCGTTGGTCTCGTACCCTAAAAAGGGTTTCATACCTTTCTCCCCGGACGTTTCGATGATGAAATTGTTTCAGTGTGGCCTTTGAGTTTTGAGAGCCATAAGGTGTTAGCGAATTGTGCCTTTCAGGACAATGTTGATGGATATGCTCTAAGCATAGTGAGTTCCCGCTGGAAGTAGATTCTTTGAGTAACGTCAAAGTGGTTGTGCTGATTATCCTTCATCCGACCCTGTTGAATTCTAATCACCCACTGAGCATAGGCCAGGGGGTCTTACAGCTATTCAAACTTACGTTATGTTAATCAAATCGGTTCAATAAatgtttcaggcactttttGTGATGGAGAGTGTTACCCAAGATCGTCAGTGCTACACTCGACTCCATTAAGCCCTTCAATTGCCTTTTGGAGTTGTATATGGAAAATCTACGGAGTGGGGATAATCAACTTGTCCCTTTCCAAAGACACAACACCAGGCAGTTTACCGTATTCAGAAAATCTAGATGGTTTGATTTAGTTCCAGGGTCTCTGAGGTTGACTTATCGGGCGTTTCCAGAAATGGCACTGAAGTCAAAACATGACAAATCCCAACCCTCTCGAAGCCTTAGCGGACAACGGTGGGCGTTGATCAATGATCACCTTCAATCGATGGGTGGTGTTGATCGACGAATCGAATACAAAGGACTTTGACCACATCATCCATTGGTTGTCGTTACAAAGTTTAGCAAGATAATCATGGCCAATAAGGCTGAAATCTAGCTGACACAACAACGCTGCGCTTCATTGCTTtgcaattttcaaatctaattccgCCAAGAACCTGCTGCCTTTTTTAGAATACATCTTTCATTTCACTCTCTTCTTTCACTTTTGTCACTTGTTTTAATTTACCGCCCGTGGTTTTGCtccaaattgaaatatttttttccaaactgGTTCTTCCCGCGGCATTCCTTGCTTCTGGAAGTATTGACTCTAACTTCCTCCTATTTACAAAACTTGTTTCTTGTTTACTTCCGATTGCTTTCCACTAATACACTTTGCTCACCTGCTCTTGCCTAAGCGACTTCTTTGGCTCTACACAAGGCATCAGCTTTATCCAAAGTGTCATCTGGCATGGCGAACAACTTCGTACGAAGATGTGACCACTTATTTGaggtacacgcaaaaaaaaagcgttcatgaattcgtgaacaaGATCACGGTGAATTTTGACTTACGGTAGTGGGAAAAAtaatcacgttttctggaacgttctagAAACATTCGTCTGGTTACAGAAGTCATTCGTTCTTTCTCCCCCGGCTTTGCCAGTCCGAAAAAAAGATCGATGTTAACATTGCTGTCCTGAATTTGCTTTTTTGAACGGTGAGTTcgaaatagatgatttttttcgaGCTGATTCCTCCATAACACTATCCACATCCTGAAAAGTCTGTCCTCGAAACTCGTTACAATCGTATGACCAAaaccaatattttcaaaataatgttgATGCCCTCAGAATTAGCTCAATTTGGGTTTAATGAGGAATCTAATAATGGTGGTTGTTTATTGATAGGTGCCAACATTGTATATGGACAATCTTCAATTAATTAAAACATAATCATatgctatttggccgaacaaactacAAATCtcgccgaaagtcatttggacgaaatggACATATGGCCGAAGTCGTCATATGGCCGGAAATGTCGattgttcgaaatttttcgtttggccaaatacgtcatttggtcgaaaatgccgttttaccgaacaggtcatatggccgaaaacgtcatttggccgaacgagtTATGGACGAACAAAATCTCTAACCTTATttttcactacttacttcacaCTTGTTACTTATGCCTTCTATTCATTTTTCATTAGgagagagaaaaaaatgtgataaatgaGAGGTGAGACGTCTCTCCTTCCGCGAATACCTTTTGAAGCCGTAAGACCATTTATACTAAACTCAGTGATGTTCAGCATTTTAGGCGctttttctttaatttgatCATCACAGAATAAAAATGAACGTTTTCCAtacaagttagtacttggacgaaagcttttAAATATATCTATCGGCTGATAGTATTAAAACAGATTCTTGACACTGACCTGACttgatcaaaataaaattacagtgaggcccgcgggccgcaccttTTTTCTGCTTTGATCTTTTCGCACGTAATGATTTAATCACCGTTTCCTCAGCTGCCAGATATATTTAAAAGCTTTCAtccaagtactaacttgtatggtcaaaacttattttaattgtgtgagaagcaaatgaaggaagaaaacgcCCAAAATGCTGAGCATCACTGCTGAACTAAACTGTCAAGTGACATTTTCGTCCAATTTTTTTTCGGCTCATTGTTCGCTTCGACTAAACGTTCGTATTGGCCTAATGAAAATCGGCTAGATGTTTTACGGTCTTACAAATTACTCGGCTAAGTgaaattcgaccaaatggctttgGGCGCAATGTGCGTGATGAACTTaatctattttaaaaattacgacAGTCGTTTTGCGCCACTATTCAGTTTTCCGCGAGTGGTAATGGCAGCCAGcatgcctgcgggttagtctctggtttgacgtttctggaggtcaactgcacccactattcgagcattttgatcagtGTTaaataagaaggcttgaatccactgaatcagcaccttttaatatgccacattggtcagaatgctcggagtggtgggtgcagttgacctccactgacgtcaaatcagagactaacccgcagccaagctggcggccattaccgctcgcggaaaactggatagaaaTCTTTATGTGATACAATATTGCGAGAATCGAGAAAACTGcggaacaaaaaagaaaaagcagactgagtgtcggaaacttcaaatgacgtgcACTGTGGGAAAAGTATTGATattccttgatatcaagaatattcgagaagtCTAAAAAACTGCATAAATACGCATAAATACGTTCCGAAATGCCTTGAACCATAtaacttatttaaaatataaagcggcatgtaacactcgtttaaagttacatattttctatgatttcacaacgaaaaaatcaaccaacattattttccgtgcaTCAAGTGATTTGATGGTTGCGGAACAACTTTCCgtcggtcgaccgtcggaccctcgtttgaaattttctatcttctcgcaatagCTGAAACTGTCAATTGAACTACATCCCCGACTTGGAcataatagtgctgtccaatgagcagcttgaagtagctcgaagttgttcccgtcctgctcattcttttttgtcaacaaatggacatgagagggatggaaagaacttcgagctacttcgagctgctcgtTGAACAGCACCAATCTCATGAGTTCTTCCGCAGACCCGACTATGCATCATCACAAAATGAAAAACGCCCTTTTTTTCCTATAAAAATTTGTCTGACGATTGGTATGATTTTTATGTTATTAAATGTATCATATATGTACGTTAGGAGGAGTTAAGCATCAGAACTCTGCAACTACACCGATGCCAACACGCGGGTAGCAACAGCGACCCGGCAACAACATGGTACATAGGACGAACGAGCATACGCAGCGATGAAGTGCACTTTGGCCAACGCACAAACTGCTGACACACATCATCGATCGAACCGATCATCCGATCGAGGAGGACAATAACCAGGTGGAGAGCTTATTGCTGACATATCAGAAATAGTTAATAAAATCAGTGCAGCTAGGGAAAATCCAGTTAGTCTGTAATCGTTAGTCTCAGTCTGTAGTGTGAAGTGTAATTCAATTTCggaataaattatatttttttatgaatgcgTGCCGCATTCTATTTAACTTATATATGTATGTTTTTAAATGCATCATACCAAATTGTTGTACGACCTATAATTATTTATAGGCTctgtcagacgttgcaagcaaatcactcgtgcAAGCGAATGATTTCAGAGAGCACTCGCAACAGCAGTCACACAGCAGATTTTCACTTTTAACAAATGTCAGATTTACTCTCATGGAAATCACGTTTTTTTGACCATAAAATCTAATTCCATTCCTATTTTTGCAGTGCAACACTGCAACCTTAAAACCTTTTCACCTTAACGAGCGAAAAAATTGCTAGTGCTGCACTAGCAAGCGCAATTTTGTTTCTGctgtttcaaattttgactacTTAGCAGTCACAACATACTAGCGAGCGCGTCAGACATGCAAATATTTAACATATATGTCACTTTTTGCGAGCAAAATGCTTGCTGTGAGCagtttgcttgcaacgtctgacggcgCCTAATTAATTGTGCAGCAATTTGAAACTTTTCTATGGCCTATTCAATGAATGGTGTGTTACACTATTTTCGCTTAAAAGTCACGTATGACAAGCGCATAAAAAACAACGTATCAAAGGATATTAGTTGGACAATTGAAAATAATGCAAACCTTGCAAAAAGGTAATTGCTAAGAAACTTATTAATTCAAATAACACCTAgaagtaaatttaaaaatcacgcTAAAATCTCCATCTTATTACACCGCCTTGCCCCAGGCATCACTATCCACCCCCAAAATCGCATTCATCATTTCCACTACATCGCGTCTCAGTCGTTCATTTTAATTGGTTCAATCACTGCCACTTCTCCATTCGTTATTCTACCACCGTCTAATTCCCATCGTCACCCTACTTACGGATTATTATTCGTGTTTTATAGGTCATACCGTTCTACGGTTTGCGGTTCGCCCAACTCTACCTCCGAATGGTTTATTTCCCCCTAATTATTGGATTTCTTGCATTGTTTCGCCTGCATGCTGGAGATGAACGCTCTATGCGCGGTGGTGCTCAAGCCATCACCACAATTTATTCGCTCCACTTGGTCGCCCCACCTTCAAATGCTGCCCGCACAGTGCCTAACGATTGAACGCAAAGTAGTAGAAATCCTGGGACTTCGGTATGGGCTACACCGAAGTCTCCAGCTCTTGTCAACAGAAACTATCCTTGGTGGGGTCCAGATAGATGGGCGTCAGGGCGTGACTGCTGGACATGTGATGATGGGGATTTGAATGCGCGTACGATGGATGGTGCGGATATCGCCCATTCGTGTCCAAGTGGTGCGCCTGCAGTTGGTGCTTTTTCTCAACCCGTTTCCTCCGAGCGCAAGCCGTCAGACCGGCTGCCAACGAAAGGAACAGAGTAAGAGTTGCAGCAGCCACTCCCACGTGTAGTGGAGACAGAGGCATATGGCTGTCGCACTCGGTGGGGCTTTCGTCCTGCCCGGATGGACAGTGAACTTTGCCATCGCACCACAGCTCCCTGGGAATGCACGCCTGCAGCTCCTGGCATTTGTAAGGGCAGTCATTTCCGGGGTAGATCTCCATCCATGAAAACTTGTAGTCGTTTCCTTCGAATTCTCGTGGTTTTCGGGAGCTCTTGAACTCGATGATAAGGCTTTTGGAGATTTCCAAGGCGCTGAACTCGTAGGCGTTATCCCAACCATCGGAGAAAGCGACCACATCCGGCCCAGAGGGACAAAGGTCTCTTGAATTCTTCGGATTGTTGGTTGAATAAACGGTGATCCGAGCGTCCGTTGGACATGGTGGAGCGGAATGTAGTAGTGGGGGCATCCAAAATCCTTTCATCTTGAGAACTAAGTAGCTACCTTCGGTATCTGGTTCCAAAAGCCACGGCTGTATCAGTGCAGGGCACGGAGTTGGTTTGAGCAAAGCATCGCCACTGCGACCTCGTAGCCGCCGAACGCTCCAATCCGTTTCACATTCATCTTTCTCAAACTCGTACCGACCTTCGAAGTAGAAATCCCGGAAATCCTGATCCACCTCCATTTGCATGGCAGTGAAACGAACCTCAACGATACTGGCGGCCAGCGGTGCTAGGTTGATCGAGCTTGACACATCTGAACAGAGACAATCCCGCGGGAGTGGTGGTATATCTGTCCAAGGAACTTCGCTGATTCGCAGATCCGCTATCGGTCCACTGTGATGATTACAGTGCCAACGTCCCGAACGGTTTTGCATATTCTGACAGGATCGGCCACCGAAGCGAGCTCGCGTAATGGATAACCTATCGTCGAATCAAACATCAAACACATTAGATTAAAATTCATCACACTAATAGCaagaaaattgcaatcataCCTCACGCTTTCCCCAATTCCTGCTTCAAATCGAATGGTGCAAGAAATATTTGGGGAACCACCCCTTCCGTAGAGAAACACATTCGATGGTGATCGGAAAATTCCCCTCGAAGCGGATGACGACCGAAATACTCGATCGCAAGATTTCGGATGGAACTGGACGAGAGCAGCCGGTTCAGGCATGGCCGAAGGGGCTACCAACGGTTCCAACGGAGCTCCTCCCAACGAATTGTCAACGAACTCGTATCGAAGCTTGAAGGCAGACGCCGGTCCGTACAATCGGGCGGTACCGATCGGACTGGGGCGATACTCGATCGTGAGGTCAGATCCAGTTGACAGATAGCTCTCTGGAAAATAAATTTGATAggtcttctttttttttatgaatccaaagaaaattctcACCTTGAGTCGAGCACGGTCGACTCCCTTTGGTGATCAATGACCGGGAGCAAAGTCGGGGTACTTCTTCGCGACAAATCTGCTCGATCAAGCTCGCATTTCGGGTGTACTCTGGATGCATGCCTAGGAATACTACGAATTGGTACACAAGCTCAATAAATCACACATCGACACACCGAGGGCAACTTACCGTACGGTCGCGAGGTAACCGACCACCGTCCGTCCCAAATGCGTAGCTGCGTCACGCACTCCGCCGGCGATTCGAATCCGGTGGGATCGATGGCCGAGTGGTACTTGATGAACGAGATCCACACGGTTTCGTGTCGCCGGCCCTGGAAGTGATAGATGCAGGAACTCTCCGGTGGAAGTGTATGCTGCGGACTTTCCAGTTCGCCGGTTTGACTTTCGAAAGCGCTGATCGAGAACTCGCACCGACCGGGTTGACGGATGTAGGACTGCGAGTTTGAGTTGACGTAGAGGACCTTTGAAGAAATAGGAAAAAATATGGTAAATCATCGATTAAATggctttgttttttatttctattaGTAATATTATAGACTAGATGAAATTTtaaagcgattttttttttcgaaactttTTGGCAGTACCAAGAGCAGTAACTATGTAATAGATCCCATATCATTCATAAGAAATGTGGCAATGTCCAGCAAATTTCCTGATtattaaaaacatattgaaaaactttgtagCTCGATATATTTAGATTATTTTCTTTCACTACGATCTTTTATGATCTTTAATTCAATTAAATTAGAGGACTGGATttaaatttgatccagactttTAAGGGATTCTGCTTCAAACCTAATTTTCTATTTCTCGTATGAATTTGATAATATTCACTAAATCGTAATGACCTCAGAAAGAAATCTATTCCGATTTATTACAAATCGAAAGCAACTGACAAATTAATCTTTTTAAAGCTATCCTTTACTGCTTTTGACCTCAAACAACAATGACGAAAATACTTACATGCACTTCAAGTTCGAATCCGGGCAGAAAtgtaaccggattcggatggaacgGCACGTCGTACGGCGATGTTCGGAACTGGACCATCATGTCTGGCCCGCTTGATACAATATCGGGCAGCGCGTCACCACCGCAAATCCTTCCTATCTCAGGCGCCTCGAGGGACTTTCCATCGTGTATCGTGAGGTAATCTTGCTCCACGTCGCACTGCTCCCAGCTCCTGTACCGAGGAAAGAAACCACACAGAAAAGTTCAACCATCGTGCCATTTTGTGCATTCAGAACAAACGCTCGACCAACCAACTTTCACTCTTCACGCTCAATTGATTCCACTATCGAATTATCACTTGATGTTTCCCTCGCTACACCCTCGATCTTTTCTCCATTTTAGAAACAATAGAAAACTCCTCTGTAAGAGCCCTTTTTCCCCCAGAAGGACCAACTTCCTTCGATTCAATATtacaaaaatcaaagagcacgaaaagtttccactgaaaattccaGCCAGGCCTCAGCGAGAGAAACGGTTCTGCATACACAATCGTTTATCAATAGCCGAAGATTTCTCGGTTCtgttccaatccaattcaatcccaTCCAGTGAAGCAGTTTGCACATTAATATTCCAAAGTGCTCTCGCCCCGGGACGCTGTGCACGATGCAGCGCGCGGGGTTGCAATATTTAAACGCATCGGAACCCCTCTGGCTCCATTCTCTAGCGAATGAATGCCTTCCTAGGAAAAACTTTTCACGTCCGTTCCGAAGGAGGAGATAAAAACCCTCCGCTTTCCATATGAAATAATAATTCCGAAATAATAATTTACAAGTTTTGCATCGGAAGCTGCTAGCTACAAAACGTAGCACAAGTAGAGCAGATCGGAACGCAGCTGCCCCGGTAATAGAAGTTCAACGGCGAGATAAATCTAGGGAAGAAATTGGAAAACGGAATAGATGCGATGGTTGGATACCGGAACGTCCATAATGCCACGGGGAATAACGCTCAGGTGTTGCAACGGGAAATCCATAGTCCATAGCAGGGGTTTGCAATCGATTGCAGGGCTTCTGGCATACTTCTTCGTTAATTTATTTGTATCAATTTATTTTATCTTTATAATAATCTTATCTTCAGTAATCCGATTTCATTACAACCAATATTTATCTTCTGGTTTAGGTCTGGTTTGTATTTCGAAAATAACCACAATTCACCtcaatttcttttaaattcgCCTTATCGGGGAATGTTGAGCAATTGTTGAGCAGATGAAATGGCCATCCCAGTTGACAAATGAgtatcaaaaattaatttttatctttcagttttcgttcgtcactactcttttttttaatatcaacggatttttacaaaaaaaaaagtatcactAAAGGAGAAGAGCTTCCCAAACAAAACTGCTGCAAATACTTACGAAAAAGAATTACTAGAAAGTCAGGGAGAAACTAAGCAGTGCGTTCATACAGATAtagatttgggactaatcactatctcatAGATGGAAGCAACGTACTcttcaatagtcgagatctgttctggctacgtccttgcgaatgctaagGAAGGGAAAGGATGGTTAGATGGACacatacttaagaaagatgcagagaactctacgaacCTTTAtagatgccacgggaggtttttggattGCGTTGGAGaatataacagtaggaatcgttttggtagaacgtgaaacacagaaagaactaagatagaaatacgaagtaggaaagggatgagcctggaattgaacccacgacctcctgcttataaggctgAAGTGGTAGCCAATAGTCCACCTAGTTCGTCGTGAAACGTCGTCaaatgtcaaaaggtcgaaaagggtcgtttggccgaaagagccgttt
The nucleotide sequence above comes from Armigeres subalbatus isolate Guangzhou_Male chromosome 3, GZ_Asu_2, whole genome shotgun sequence. Encoded proteins:
- the LOC134227043 gene encoding uncharacterized protein LOC134227043, whose product is MDEWKYLIALLIALLSLRLPTVDSIKDGNSGNGPAAAQSPGSATVRSTAGGGRAAPQAIASLSSASIVAALAARQNNAASAAAAAAAASASTGSASIGSNGSNGGTVLNHCNLAEFRCGNGTCIASSKYCDGSFDCLDKSDEPQFCTACNRTLYGEVGRTYELQLQPHQLQQFLQHRQQQDDGNVKNAYPFLCHLNFTAPGGAYGDIVQLNFAKFSIGKFVPSMNLGGGLMQGYQSHQQQHEEHQPAHRHEACLEGFMTIREQGLPNLNGKWCGTASGYTIYYSETKSVNVSIRLDRLPPSGSGAGLSGSGGATNWLEFRLIYKFLRQSEAKLRSENRIWNGDRVPGSYCNKNFYDCDKRICRIRSPNYPGIYPRNLTCKYYINHRTPPSGLHAMIVLRQPDGHKLNIKEQATHHEASTRILRSWEQCDVEQDYLTIHDGKSLEAPEIGRICGGDALPDIVSSGPDMMVQFRTSPYDVPFHPNPVTFLPGFELEVHVLYVNSNSQSYIRQPGRCEFSISAFESQTGELESPQHTLPPESSCIYHFQGRRHETVWISFIKYHSAIDPTGFESPAECVTQLRIWDGRWSVTSRPYGMHPEYTRNASLIEQICREEVPRLCSRSLITKGSRPCSTQESYLSTGSDLTIEYRPSPIGTARLYGPASAFKLRYEFVDNSLGGAPLEPLVAPSAMPEPAALVQFHPKSCDRVFRSSSASRGIFRSPSNVFLYGRGGSPNISCTIRFEAGIGESVRLSITRARFGGRSCQNMQNRSGRWHCNHHSGPIADLRISEVPWTDIPPLPRDCLCSDVSSSINLAPLAASIVEVRFTAMQMEVDQDFRDFYFEGRYEFEKDECETDWSVRRLRGRSGDALLKPTPCPALIQPWLLEPDTEGSYLVLKMKGFWMPPLLHSAPPCPTDARITVYSTNNPKNSRDLCPSGPDVVAFSDGWDNAYEFSALEISKSLIIEFKSSRKPREFEGNDYKFSWMEIYPGNDCPYKCQELQACIPRELWCDGKVHCPSGQDESPTECDSHMPLSPLHVGVAAATLTLFLSLAAGLTACARRKRVEKKHQLQAHHLDTNGRYPHHPSYAHSNPHHHMSSSHALTPIYLDPTKDSFC